In a genomic window of Trachemys scripta elegans isolate TJP31775 chromosome 12, CAS_Tse_1.0, whole genome shotgun sequence:
- the RBM38 gene encoding RNA-binding protein 38 isoform X2, whose translation MHTVQKDTTFTKIFVGGLPYHTTDSSLRKYFEVFGDIEEAVVITDRQTGKSRGYGFVTMADRAAAERACKDPNPIIDGRKANVNLAYLGAKPRSIQTGFTIGVQQLHPAFIQRPYGSMSERRDDFVPLN comes from the exons ATGCACACCGTGCAGAAGGACACTACCTTCACCAAGATCTTCGTCGGGGGGCTGCCCTACCACACCACCGACTCCTCCCTGAGGAAGTACTTCGAGGTGTTCGGGGACATCGAGGAAGCGGTGGTGATCACCGACCGGCAGACGGGCAAATCCCGGGGATATGGTTTT GTGACCATGGCAGACAGAGCTGCAGCTGAGAGAGCGTGCAAAGATCCCAACCCCATCATTGATGGCAGAAAAGCAAATGTGAACCTGGCATATCTGGGAGCAAAACCAAGGAGTATTCAAACTG GTTTTACTATAGGTGTGCAGCAGCTACATCCAGCCTTTATTCAGCGACCATATGG cTCCATGTCGGAGAGGAGGGACGATTTTGTCCCACTGAACTAG
- the RBM38 gene encoding RNA-binding protein 38 isoform X1 — protein sequence MHTVQKDTTFTKIFVGGLPYHTTDSSLRKYFEVFGDIEEAVVITDRQTGKSRGYGFVTMADRAAAERACKDPNPIIDGRKANVNLAYLGAKPRSIQTGFTIGVQQLHPAFIQRPYGLTPHYIYPQAIVQPSVVIPTPVQSITSPYIDYTSASQAYSQYTTAAYDQYPYAASPAAGFVGYGYTSAVQQPITASNPAAHTTAFVQYQPQQLQPDRMQ from the exons ATGCACACCGTGCAGAAGGACACTACCTTCACCAAGATCTTCGTCGGGGGGCTGCCCTACCACACCACCGACTCCTCCCTGAGGAAGTACTTCGAGGTGTTCGGGGACATCGAGGAAGCGGTGGTGATCACCGACCGGCAGACGGGCAAATCCCGGGGATATGGTTTT GTGACCATGGCAGACAGAGCTGCAGCTGAGAGAGCGTGCAAAGATCCCAACCCCATCATTGATGGCAGAAAAGCAAATGTGAACCTGGCATATCTGGGAGCAAAACCAAGGAGTATTCAAACTG GTTTTACTATAGGTGTGCAGCAGCTACATCCAGCCTTTATTCAGCGACCATATGG GCTCACCCCTCACTATATTTACCCTCAAGCTATCGTTCAGCCTAGCGTGGTCATCCCCACCCCCGTGCAGTCTATCACATCTCCCTACATAGACTACACCTCTGCGAGCCAAGCCTACTCCCAGTACACCACCGCTGCCTACGACCAGTACCCCTACGCCgcctctcctgctgctgggttTGTGGGATACGGCTACACGAGCGCAGTTCAGCAGCCCATCACAGCTAGCAATCCGGCGGCGCACACCACGGCTTTTGTTCAGTATCAGCCCCAACAGCTGCAGCCTGACCGAATGCAGTAA